One Malus domestica chromosome 11, GDT2T_hap1 genomic region harbors:
- the LOC103449033 gene encoding protein HUA2-LIKE 2-like isoform X1, translating into MAPSRRKGASKAAQAAAARRQWKVGDLVLAKVKGFPAWPATVSEPEKWGYSADWKKVLVFFFGTQQIAFCHPADVEAFTDEKKQSLLGKRHGADFVRAVQEIIDIYDKMKKADQVDDFKSTANGRNTVDSLSNLCAKDQSEAPEAILDSHSKSSQSTNRNEPSVSVQDASATEQVDAMHDKEALIKEPAATAMVTETPLPVTYSSRKRSRDLRSRSCVSLKKEAPARRSRHSSRMESRRVRNSRMSCDDDDKNAGEVSGNVVRDRCLRRNKRIRKSPDASECDDVNSAAFVSNGCIEYNGSEVVTVDSDTFSLNEGSAIDSGCKGEHSEAVAKFLDGDAELVKALDLQIKAVVIKKKRKPNRKRISNDAADPIAMVDKETILEVKQSSNQTMQNDCGKMNGNSSKEDGDEHLPLVKRARVRMGKPCSAHEEVDSFAHTEESQKEVVLNPLGPVSTSSNCEENCPSDRDLSVVNEVLDNISPSGGCTHILGNEPQLWNTKKDQSFSCSVDGEAVLPPSKRLHRALEAMSANVAEDDRCNYESSVAKTSTVGCHLSFTSTCPAITVESNTGTGLVLQSEDSLGNKASGVDASGFSTSLNPVVLEENAKSVVEVVADKKNESPNTQNHECSIDESPDFGYHVAGKDLGGGASGCHIMGSPGHLSPNMDRGEAGIRHIESSIDELPTKDKSKDKDELSHCEAENPDIECDTSEHTLKSINPPVSGTIHDISEVSPFNEASPLHYGGEGCSEKVEALEPRVQDAREINDMFDVVKEVENKKTGNDPSSISYPNEYLGEKNASGIQSCPSLTDGGDSLAHASPPNTSGCHTSTSDSSNILQNNGSCSPDGDLQNKRTASTILGEDGKSESVVSQRPKSVGRYAEVHATLLSFETMLGTLTRTKESIGRATRVAMDCGKLGVAAKVLEILAHYLETESSLHRRVDLFFLVDSIAQCTRGLKGDGCGMYPSAIQAILPRLLSAAAPPGSSAHENRRQCLKVLKLWSERRIVPESIIHRHMRELDTHGVSSSSGAYGRRSARTERSLDDPLREMEGMLVDEYGSNSSFQLPGLCMPRMLKDEDDGCDSDGESFEAVTPEHNPQAHEEQEETTPATERHRHILEDVDGELEMEDVAPSCDVNMSSSCGVTGANGVQASHNQFEQNYQPSLAPPLPRDVPPSSPPLPSSPPPPPPLPPPHVIHHPCALPDAYMIGVDSKSYTVTHNVRDNRVQPPPQQLNAPRVNQTIPDAMHYCASECRDHQKQMPDSTSCSYSSFPTYSDRNVPHSDGDTFQNKGYPLLPPRAPPSSQFSYVQGDQQVKPRREAPPPYHHNRFDYGDRENCYNNHERMKPGPYEPRDSWRFHSHSFSGPRYPDKGKTSYGTDPYSGPPCETTRGPGQGWRYPPRSMSHRDSMPFRPPFEGPIPVTGRGPSYWRPR; encoded by the exons AGCGTTCTGCCACCCTGCAGACGTCGAGGCATTTACCGATGAGAAGAAACAGTCTCTTCTGGGCAAGCGTCACGGAGCTGATTTTGTTCGTGCAGTCCAAGAGATTATTGATATTTATGATAAAATGAAGAAAGCGGACCAAGTTGATGACTTCAAATCCACTGCAAATGGAAGGAACACAGTGGACTCTTTGTCGAACTTGTGTGCAAAGGATCAGTCAGAAGCTCCTGAAGCAATTCTGGATTCACATTCTAAATCTTCACAGTCAACAAATAGAAATGAGCCAAGTGTTTCTGTACAGGACGCTTCAGCAACTGAACAAGTAGATGCTATGCACGATAAGGAAGCCTTAATCAAGGAACCTGCTGCAACAGCAATGGTTACTGAAACACCTCTTCCAGTGACCTACTCTTCAAGAAAGAGATCAAGAGACTTGCGATCACGGAGTTGTGTCTCACTGAAAAAGGAAGCACCAGCTCGTAGGTCAAGACATTCATCCAGGATGGAATCACGTAGAGTACGCAACTCAAGAATGTCATGTGATGATGATGACAAGAATGCTGGGGAAGTATCTGGTAACGTAGTTCGGGATAGATGTCTAAGAAGGAATAAACGAATACGGAAATCACCTGATGCCTCTGagtgtgatgatgtgaattcagctgcttttGTTTCAAATGGTTGTATTGAATATAATGGTTCTGAAGTTGTGACAGTTGATTCTGACACATTTAGTCTAAATGAAGGCAGTGCTATTGATTCTGGTTGTAAAGGTGAACACTCAGAGGCTGTTGCCAAATTCTTGGATGGCGATGCTGAGTTGGTCAAAGCACTTGATCTCCAAATAAAGGCAGTTGTTATCAAGAAGAAAAGGAAGCCAAACAGAAAACGAATTTCTAATGATGCAGCTGACCCTATTGCTATGGTGGACAAGGAAACAATTTTGGAGGTAAAACAAAGTAGTAATCAAACTATGCAGAATGATTGTGGGAAGATGAATGGAAATTCCTCCAAGGAAGATGGAGATGAGCACCTACCATTAGTGAAACGAGCCAGGGTGCGAATGGGCAAACCATGTTCTGCTCACGAGGAAGTAGATAGCTTTGCACACACTGAAGAAAGTCAGAAGGAAGTTGTACTCAATCCACTGGGGCCAGTCAGCACATCATCAAATTGTGAGGAAAATTGTCCTTCTGATAGGGACTTATCTGTGGTAAATGAAGTTTTGGATAATATTTCACCTTCCGGAGGTTGCACTCACATTTTGGGAAACGAACCTCAGCTATGGAACACCAAGAAAGACCAATCATTTAGTTGCTCAGTTGATGGCGAAGCTGTTTTACCTCCATCTAAGCGTCTTCATCGCGCTCTAGAAGCCATGTCAGCTAATGTTGCTGAAGATGATAGATGTAATTATGAATCTTCAGTTGCCAAGACGTCTACTGTTGGTTGTCATCTTTCTTTCACAAGTACATGCCCTGCTATTACTGTAGAAAGTAATACAGGGACTGGATTGGTACTGCAGAGTGAAGACTCTTTGGGCAATAAAGCTTCAGGGGTTGATGCTTCTGGATTCTCTACCAGTTTAAATCCTGTAGTCTTGGAGGAAAATGCTAAATCGGTTGTGGAAGTGGTTGctgataaaaaaaatgagagtcCGAACACCCAAAATCATGAATGTTCTATTGATGAATCACCAGATTTTGGATACCATGTTGCTGGTAAAGATCTTGGTGGTGGTGCTTCTGGTTGTCACATTATGGGAAGTCCAGGGCATTTATCGCCTAATATGGACAGAGGAGAGGCTGGTATTCGGCATATTGAAAGTTCAATTGATGAGTTGCCTACGAAGGACAAAAGCAAAGACAAAGATGAATTGAGCCACTGTGAAGCAGAAAATCCTGATATTGAATGTGATACTTCGGAGCATACTTTGAAGAGCATAAATCCTCCTGTATCAGGCACCATCCATGATATTTCTGAAGTTTCACCTTTCAACGAGGCTAGTCCACTTCATTATGGTGGAGAGGGCTGCAGTGAGAAAGTTGAGGCTTTGGAACCCCGTGTTCAAGATGCTAGAGAAATCAATGACAT GTTTGATGTGGTGAAAGaggttgaaaataaaaaaacagggAATGATCCAAGTTCAATTTCCTATCCAAATGAATACTTGGGTGAAAAAAATGCCTCTGGTATCCAGTCATGTCCATCTCTAACAGATGGAGGAGATTCTCTCGCACATGCATCACCTCCCAATACCTCAGGCTGTCACACGTCAACTTCAGATAGTAGTAATATTCTTCAGAACAATGGCAGTTGTAGTCCAGATGGTGATTTGCAGAACAAGAGAACTGCATCTACTATACTTGGTGAGGACGGAAAGTCTGAATCAGTTGTCAGTCAaagaccaaaatctgtgggcaGGTATGCAGAAGTACATGCAACCCTCTTATCATTTGAGACAATGCTTGGAACATTGACAAggaccaaggagagcattggtCGAGCAACTCGTGTTGCTATGGACTGTGGAAAGCTTGGTGTAGCTGCTAAG GTATTGGAGATTCTTGCCCATTATTTGGAAACTGAGTCAAGCTTACACCGGAGGGTAGACTTATTCTTCCTGGTGGATTCAATTGCTCAATGCACCCGAGGGTTGAAGG GTGATGGCTGTGGTATGTACCCTTCTGCAATCCAAGCAATCCTGCCACGGTTATTGTCAGCTGCTGCTCCTCCTGGAAGTTCTGCACATGAAAATCGTAGACAATGTTTAAAG GTTTTGAAACTTTGGTCAGAGAGAAGGATTGTTCCAGAGTCCATAATTCATCGCCATATGCGAGAACTAGATACTCATGGtgtgtcttcttcttctggtgCATATGGCAGGCGCTCCGCGAGAACGGAAAGGTCTTTGGATGATCCTCTTAGAGAAATGGAGGGTATGCTTGTTGACGAATATGGAAG CAATTCAAGTTTTCAACTTCCGGGACTTTGTATGCCCCGCATGCTCAAGGATGAAGATGATGGATGTGATTCTGATGGGGAAAGTTTTGAGGCTGTCACTCCTGAGCACAATCCTCAGGCCcatgaagaacaagaagaaaccACACCTGCCACTGAAAGACATAGGCATATCTTGGAAGATGTGGATGGAGAGCTTGAAATGGAGGATGTGGCACCTTCTTGTGATGTTAACATGAGTTCATCTTGTGGTGTTACTGGAGCCAATGGTGTGCAGGCTTCACATAATCAGTTTGAACAGAATTATCAACCGTCCCTTGCCCCTCCACTACCTCGAGATGTGCCACCGTCATCTCCTCCACTACCATCTTCTCCTCCGCCTCCACCACCACTGCCTCCACCTCATGTGATCCATCATCCATGCGCTCTGCCCGATGCCTATATGATTGGTGTTGATTCAAAGTCCTACACTGTTACACAT AATGTGCGTGACAACAGAGTTCAACCTCCACCTCAGCAGTTGAATGCACCAAGAGTCAACCAAACAATTCCCGATGCCATGCATTATTGTGCCTCTGAATGCAGAGATCATCAGAAACAGATGCCTGATTCTACATCGTGCTCTTATAGTAGTTTTCCTACATATTCAGATAGAAATGTGCCGCACTCTGATGGTGATACCTTCCAGAATAAAGGTTACCCTTTACTACCACCTCGTGCTCCACCATCCAGTCAGTTCTCATATGTTCAAGGAGACCAACAGGTAAAGCCTCGACGTGAGGCTCCGCCTCCTTATCATCACAACAGATTTGACTATGGGGACAGGGAAAACTGTTACAATAACCATGAAAGAATGAAACCTGGCCCGTATGAGCCCCGCGATAGCTGGAGATTTCATTCACATTCTTTTTCAG GTCCTCGATATCCTGATAAAGGCAAAACTTCTTATGGAACTGACCCATATTCTGGCCCTCCATGTGAAACAACAAGAGGACCTGGCCAAGGTTGGAGATATCCTCCCCGCTCGATGAGCCACAGAGACTCTATGCCCTTTAGACCACCTTTTGAAGGTCCCATACCCGTCACAGGCAGAG GTCCAAGCTATTGGCGGCCAAGATGA
- the LOC103449033 gene encoding protein HUA2-LIKE 2-like isoform X3, which produces MAPSRRKGASKAAQAAAARRQWKVGDLVLAKVKGFPAWPATVSEPEKWGYSADWKKVLVFFFGTQQIAFCHPADVEAFTDEKKQSLLGKRHGADFVRAVQEIIDIYDKMKKADQVDDFKSTANGRNTVDSLSNLCAKDQSEAPEAILDSHSKSSQSTNRNEPSVSVQDASATEQVDAMHDKEALIKEPAATAMVTETPLPVTYSSRKRSRDLRSRSCVSLKKEAPARRSRHSSRMESRRVRNSRMSCDDDDKNAGEVSGNVVRDRCLRRNKRIRKSPDASECDDVNSAAFVSNGCIEYNGSEVVTVDSDTFSLNEGSAIDSGCKGEHSEAVAKFLDGDAELVKALDLQIKAVVIKKKRKPNRKRISNDAADPIAMVDKETILEVKQSSNQTMQNDCGKMNGNSSKEDGDEHLPLVKRARVRMGKPCSAHEEVDSFAHTEESQKEVVLNPLGPVSTSSNCEENCPSDRDLSVVNEVLDNISPSGGCTHILGNEPQLWNTKKDQSFSCSVDGEAVLPPSKRLHRALEAMSANVAEDDRCNYESSVAKTSTVGCHLSFTSTCPAITVESNTGTGLVLQSEDSLGNKASGVDASGFSTSLNPVVLEENAKSVVEVVADKKNESPNTQNHECSIDESPDFGYHVAGKDLGGGASGCHIMGSPGHLSPNMDRGEAGIRHIESSIDELPTKDKSKDKDELSHCEAENPDIECDTSEHTLKSINPPVSGTIHDISEVSPFNEASPLHYGGEGCSEKVEALEPRVQDAREINDMFDVVKEVENKKTGNDPSSISYPNEYLGEKNASGIQSCPSLTDGGDSLAHASPPNTSGCHTSTSDSSNILQNNGSCSPDGDLQNKRTASTILGEDGKSESVVSQRPKSVGRYAEVHATLLSFETMLGTLTRTKESIGRATRVAMDCGKLGVAAKVLEILAHYLETESSLHRRVDLFFLVDSIAQCTRGLKGDGCGMYPSAIQAILPRLLSAAAPPGSSAHENRRQCLKVLKLWSERRIVPESIIHRHMRELDTHGVSSSSGAYGRRSARTERSLDDPLREMEGMLVDEYGSNSSFQLPGLCMPRMLKDEDDGCDSDGESFEAVTPEHNPQAHEEQEETTPATERHRHILEDVDGELEMEDVAPSCDVNMSSSCGVTGANGVQASHNQFEQNYQPSLAPPLPRDVPPSSPPLPSSPPPPPPLPPPHVIHHPCALPDAYMIGVDSKSYTVTHNVRDNRVQPPPQQLNAPRVNQTIPDAMHYCASECRDHQKQMPDSTSCSYSSFPTYSDRNVPHSDGDTFQNKGYPLLPPRAPPSSQFSYVQGDQQVKPRREAPPPYHHNRFDYGDRENCYNNHERMKPGPYEPRDSWRFHSHSFSGPRYPDKGKTSYGTDPYSGPPCETTRGPGQGWRYPPRSMSHRDSMPFRPPFEGPIPVTGRETGSLEGETGKMGGFQSVSEQSIHEFTVKDSRGKEVDLGVYKGKVVLVVNVASKCGFTDTNYTQLTEIYSKCKEKGFEILAFPCNQFLKQEPGTSQDAEQFACTRYKAEYPIFKKVRVNGPDTEPVYKFLKASKSGFLGNSIKWNFTKFLVDKDGHVIERYAPTTSPLSIEADIKKALGEA; this is translated from the exons AGCGTTCTGCCACCCTGCAGACGTCGAGGCATTTACCGATGAGAAGAAACAGTCTCTTCTGGGCAAGCGTCACGGAGCTGATTTTGTTCGTGCAGTCCAAGAGATTATTGATATTTATGATAAAATGAAGAAAGCGGACCAAGTTGATGACTTCAAATCCACTGCAAATGGAAGGAACACAGTGGACTCTTTGTCGAACTTGTGTGCAAAGGATCAGTCAGAAGCTCCTGAAGCAATTCTGGATTCACATTCTAAATCTTCACAGTCAACAAATAGAAATGAGCCAAGTGTTTCTGTACAGGACGCTTCAGCAACTGAACAAGTAGATGCTATGCACGATAAGGAAGCCTTAATCAAGGAACCTGCTGCAACAGCAATGGTTACTGAAACACCTCTTCCAGTGACCTACTCTTCAAGAAAGAGATCAAGAGACTTGCGATCACGGAGTTGTGTCTCACTGAAAAAGGAAGCACCAGCTCGTAGGTCAAGACATTCATCCAGGATGGAATCACGTAGAGTACGCAACTCAAGAATGTCATGTGATGATGATGACAAGAATGCTGGGGAAGTATCTGGTAACGTAGTTCGGGATAGATGTCTAAGAAGGAATAAACGAATACGGAAATCACCTGATGCCTCTGagtgtgatgatgtgaattcagctgcttttGTTTCAAATGGTTGTATTGAATATAATGGTTCTGAAGTTGTGACAGTTGATTCTGACACATTTAGTCTAAATGAAGGCAGTGCTATTGATTCTGGTTGTAAAGGTGAACACTCAGAGGCTGTTGCCAAATTCTTGGATGGCGATGCTGAGTTGGTCAAAGCACTTGATCTCCAAATAAAGGCAGTTGTTATCAAGAAGAAAAGGAAGCCAAACAGAAAACGAATTTCTAATGATGCAGCTGACCCTATTGCTATGGTGGACAAGGAAACAATTTTGGAGGTAAAACAAAGTAGTAATCAAACTATGCAGAATGATTGTGGGAAGATGAATGGAAATTCCTCCAAGGAAGATGGAGATGAGCACCTACCATTAGTGAAACGAGCCAGGGTGCGAATGGGCAAACCATGTTCTGCTCACGAGGAAGTAGATAGCTTTGCACACACTGAAGAAAGTCAGAAGGAAGTTGTACTCAATCCACTGGGGCCAGTCAGCACATCATCAAATTGTGAGGAAAATTGTCCTTCTGATAGGGACTTATCTGTGGTAAATGAAGTTTTGGATAATATTTCACCTTCCGGAGGTTGCACTCACATTTTGGGAAACGAACCTCAGCTATGGAACACCAAGAAAGACCAATCATTTAGTTGCTCAGTTGATGGCGAAGCTGTTTTACCTCCATCTAAGCGTCTTCATCGCGCTCTAGAAGCCATGTCAGCTAATGTTGCTGAAGATGATAGATGTAATTATGAATCTTCAGTTGCCAAGACGTCTACTGTTGGTTGTCATCTTTCTTTCACAAGTACATGCCCTGCTATTACTGTAGAAAGTAATACAGGGACTGGATTGGTACTGCAGAGTGAAGACTCTTTGGGCAATAAAGCTTCAGGGGTTGATGCTTCTGGATTCTCTACCAGTTTAAATCCTGTAGTCTTGGAGGAAAATGCTAAATCGGTTGTGGAAGTGGTTGctgataaaaaaaatgagagtcCGAACACCCAAAATCATGAATGTTCTATTGATGAATCACCAGATTTTGGATACCATGTTGCTGGTAAAGATCTTGGTGGTGGTGCTTCTGGTTGTCACATTATGGGAAGTCCAGGGCATTTATCGCCTAATATGGACAGAGGAGAGGCTGGTATTCGGCATATTGAAAGTTCAATTGATGAGTTGCCTACGAAGGACAAAAGCAAAGACAAAGATGAATTGAGCCACTGTGAAGCAGAAAATCCTGATATTGAATGTGATACTTCGGAGCATACTTTGAAGAGCATAAATCCTCCTGTATCAGGCACCATCCATGATATTTCTGAAGTTTCACCTTTCAACGAGGCTAGTCCACTTCATTATGGTGGAGAGGGCTGCAGTGAGAAAGTTGAGGCTTTGGAACCCCGTGTTCAAGATGCTAGAGAAATCAATGACAT GTTTGATGTGGTGAAAGaggttgaaaataaaaaaacagggAATGATCCAAGTTCAATTTCCTATCCAAATGAATACTTGGGTGAAAAAAATGCCTCTGGTATCCAGTCATGTCCATCTCTAACAGATGGAGGAGATTCTCTCGCACATGCATCACCTCCCAATACCTCAGGCTGTCACACGTCAACTTCAGATAGTAGTAATATTCTTCAGAACAATGGCAGTTGTAGTCCAGATGGTGATTTGCAGAACAAGAGAACTGCATCTACTATACTTGGTGAGGACGGAAAGTCTGAATCAGTTGTCAGTCAaagaccaaaatctgtgggcaGGTATGCAGAAGTACATGCAACCCTCTTATCATTTGAGACAATGCTTGGAACATTGACAAggaccaaggagagcattggtCGAGCAACTCGTGTTGCTATGGACTGTGGAAAGCTTGGTGTAGCTGCTAAG GTATTGGAGATTCTTGCCCATTATTTGGAAACTGAGTCAAGCTTACACCGGAGGGTAGACTTATTCTTCCTGGTGGATTCAATTGCTCAATGCACCCGAGGGTTGAAGG GTGATGGCTGTGGTATGTACCCTTCTGCAATCCAAGCAATCCTGCCACGGTTATTGTCAGCTGCTGCTCCTCCTGGAAGTTCTGCACATGAAAATCGTAGACAATGTTTAAAG GTTTTGAAACTTTGGTCAGAGAGAAGGATTGTTCCAGAGTCCATAATTCATCGCCATATGCGAGAACTAGATACTCATGGtgtgtcttcttcttctggtgCATATGGCAGGCGCTCCGCGAGAACGGAAAGGTCTTTGGATGATCCTCTTAGAGAAATGGAGGGTATGCTTGTTGACGAATATGGAAG CAATTCAAGTTTTCAACTTCCGGGACTTTGTATGCCCCGCATGCTCAAGGATGAAGATGATGGATGTGATTCTGATGGGGAAAGTTTTGAGGCTGTCACTCCTGAGCACAATCCTCAGGCCcatgaagaacaagaagaaaccACACCTGCCACTGAAAGACATAGGCATATCTTGGAAGATGTGGATGGAGAGCTTGAAATGGAGGATGTGGCACCTTCTTGTGATGTTAACATGAGTTCATCTTGTGGTGTTACTGGAGCCAATGGTGTGCAGGCTTCACATAATCAGTTTGAACAGAATTATCAACCGTCCCTTGCCCCTCCACTACCTCGAGATGTGCCACCGTCATCTCCTCCACTACCATCTTCTCCTCCGCCTCCACCACCACTGCCTCCACCTCATGTGATCCATCATCCATGCGCTCTGCCCGATGCCTATATGATTGGTGTTGATTCAAAGTCCTACACTGTTACACAT AATGTGCGTGACAACAGAGTTCAACCTCCACCTCAGCAGTTGAATGCACCAAGAGTCAACCAAACAATTCCCGATGCCATGCATTATTGTGCCTCTGAATGCAGAGATCATCAGAAACAGATGCCTGATTCTACATCGTGCTCTTATAGTAGTTTTCCTACATATTCAGATAGAAATGTGCCGCACTCTGATGGTGATACCTTCCAGAATAAAGGTTACCCTTTACTACCACCTCGTGCTCCACCATCCAGTCAGTTCTCATATGTTCAAGGAGACCAACAGGTAAAGCCTCGACGTGAGGCTCCGCCTCCTTATCATCACAACAGATTTGACTATGGGGACAGGGAAAACTGTTACAATAACCATGAAAGAATGAAACCTGGCCCGTATGAGCCCCGCGATAGCTGGAGATTTCATTCACATTCTTTTTCAG GTCCTCGATATCCTGATAAAGGCAAAACTTCTTATGGAACTGACCCATATTCTGGCCCTCCATGTGAAACAACAAGAGGACCTGGCCAAGGTTGGAGATATCCTCCCCGCTCGATGAGCCACAGAGACTCTATGCCCTTTAGACCACCTTTTGAAGGTCCCATACCCGTCACAGGCAGAG aaacagggAGTCTAGAGGGAGAAACAGGGAAAATGGGTGGCTTCCAATCTGTCTCTGAACAATCCATCCATGAATTCACAGTGAAG GATAGCAGAGGGAAGGAGGTGGACCTCGGCGTTTACAAGGGGAAGGTCGTCCTCGTCGTCAACGTTGCTTCCAAatg TGGGTTTACTGATACGAATTATACCCAGTTGACTGAGATTTACAGCAAATGCAAAGAGaaag GTTTTGAGATCTTGGCATTTCCGTGCAATCAGTTTCTAAAGCAAGAGCCCGGGACAAGTCAGGATGCTGAACAATTTGCATGTACAAGATACAAGGCTGAATATCCAATATTCAAGAAG GTACGTGTCAATGGGCCGGATACAGAACCTGTGTACAAATTCCTCAAAGCAAGTAAATCTGGATTTCTGGGGAATAGTATAAAGTGGAACTTCACCAAGTTCTTAGTTGACAAGGATGGCCATGTCATTGAACGGTACGCCCCAACCACCTCCCCCTTGAGCATtgag GCCGATATCAAGAAAGCGCTAGGGGAGGCGTGA